A genomic window from Gracilinanus agilis isolate LMUSP501 chromosome X, AgileGrace, whole genome shotgun sequence includes:
- the TEX28 gene encoding testis-specific protein TEX28, translating to MTQVHWKERYMRYDSEYLYKAKHMKKERPSSPVREDGASSTHDEGPRGNPSQSANESNQSLQDCVKYRILCLSEQLRVEKTSRDKNTVGYLKLASKAGRHKAAHIRQAFEKVNQRSSATIAHLECKLRQYQLQLQEMEEGSQPKRSKPEERARKTQKLTDQAPLGGGPKPRGEEAQSAHRASALEEVRVATALLKEKLFKRNNTSWQQNQLFLTIKKELEEIKTSHGKLELSYHTLKEKYLTDLQLIIESLQEEKHRQNTIEEQVNEHVQGQLDDISRIKQNLACTEEKMIYLSYERAKEIWEVIETFENRISKLETQQLTAQLEMTEKPQSHSQVFLFRFMSLLLTLTTIVLICVSTICSCHLPFFKCRLRACIILLLIALGIVAWQEWYNIPHMHWHEWFLTRWKSYYKDSRPVPC from the exons ATGACTCAAGTGCACTGGAAAGAGCGCTACATGAGATATGACAGTGAGTACCTGTATAAG GCGAAACATATGAAGAAGGAAAGGCCCAGCAGCCCCGTCAGAGAAGACGGAGCCTCGTCCACCCACGACGAGGGCCCCCGAGGTAACCCCAGCCAGTCGGCCAATGAGAGTAACCAAAGCCTCCAGGACTGTGTCAAGTACCGCATCCTGTGCTTGTCGGAGCAGCTGAGAGTGGAGAAAACGAGCCGGGATAAGAACACAGTGGGCTACCTCAAACTGGCGTCCAAAGCTGGCCGGCACAAGGCCGCTCACATCAGACAAGCCTTTGAGAAGGTGAACCAGCGCTCCTCGGCCACGATCGCCCACCTAGAATGCAAGCTCCGACAGTATCAGCTCCAGCTCCAGGAAATGGAAGAGGGCAGCCAGCCCAAGCGCTCGAAGCCGGAGGAGAGGGCCCGCAAGACCCAGAAACTCACTGACCAGGCTCCTTTGGGGGGGGGCCCAAAGCCCAGGGGGGAGGAAGCCCAATCAGCCCATCGAGCCAGTGCCCTGGAAGAAGTTCGGGTAGCCACGGCCCTCCTGAAGGAAAAGCTCTTCAAGAGAAACAACACGTCCTGGCAGCAGAACCAACTGTTCCTGACCATAAAGAAGGAGTTGGAGGAGATTAAAACCTCACACGGCAAACTCGAGCTGTCCTATCATACCCTGAAGGAGAAGTACCTGACTGATCTGCAGCTGATTATTGAATCTCTCCAGGAGGAGAAACATAG GCAAAACACGATTGAGGAACAGGTCAATGAGCACGTGCAGGGGCAACTGGATGATATTTCCCGTATTAAGCAGAATTTGGCCTGCACTGAAGAGAAGATGATCTATCTGTCCTATGAGAGAGCCAAGGAGATATGG GAGGTGATCGAGACCTTCGAGAACCGAATTTCCAAGCTAGAGACCCAGCAGCTAACAGCCCAGTTAGAAATGACcgagaaaccccaaagccactcCCAAGTCTTTTTATTTAGGTTCATGAGCTTGCTCCTGACTTTGACCACCATTGTCCTCATTTGCGTGTCTACCATCTGTAGCTGCCACTTGCCTTTCTTCAAGTGCCGTCTACGAGCTTGTATCATCCTCTTGCTCATTGCCCTGGGAATAGTCGCCTGGCAGGAGTGGTACAACATCCCACACATGCATTGGCATGAATGGTTCTTAACGAGGTGGAAATCGTATTACAAAGATTCCAGGCCTGTGCCGTGCTGA